The following are encoded together in the Parabacteroides chongii genome:
- a CDS encoding DUF6175 family protein has product MNIKIHILFIVFWISSLAVYGQARKPKLMVIPSDSWCRQNHCMTQYDDQGLVSEVANYNEAVKNKDLRIVISTINNLMKDRGFELEDLEATLKKLETSKAEDELITSKSGSTISESPFDQIRKRAKPDIILDIDYTINWSGPEASITYDLRGMDAATNKQIAGSNGVGNPSFSAEIASMLREAVQSNMNVFSDRLQKHFEDMAENGREVIVEIKLFENSEVDFESEFGDDELYDIIKNWMTDNTVKGRYSIDDATETHIRFSQVRIPLYDEDGRAMDTRDFTNSLRKYLRKDPYRIPGKIVLKSLGESLLIIGEK; this is encoded by the coding sequence ATGAATATAAAAATACACATATTATTTATCGTTTTTTGGATCAGTTCATTAGCAGTATATGGCCAGGCGCGAAAACCAAAATTGATGGTTATCCCCAGCGATAGTTGGTGTCGGCAAAATCATTGCATGACTCAATACGATGACCAAGGTCTCGTTTCTGAAGTCGCCAATTATAATGAAGCAGTGAAAAACAAAGACTTAAGGATTGTTATCTCTACCATTAATAATTTAATGAAAGACCGTGGATTTGAATTGGAAGATTTGGAAGCCACACTGAAAAAATTGGAAACAAGCAAAGCCGAGGACGAACTAATAACAAGTAAATCCGGATCGACAATCAGTGAAAGTCCTTTCGACCAAATAAGAAAACGAGCGAAACCTGATATCATTCTGGATATTGATTATACGATCAACTGGTCCGGTCCGGAAGCCTCGATCACGTATGATTTACGAGGAATGGACGCTGCTACAAATAAACAAATAGCCGGTTCCAACGGTGTCGGTAATCCTTCGTTTTCAGCCGAGATAGCCAGTATGCTCAGAGAAGCAGTCCAATCGAATATGAATGTTTTCTCAGACAGACTACAAAAACACTTCGAAGACATGGCTGAAAACGGTCGGGAAGTAATCGTCGAAATCAAACTGTTCGAAAACTCCGAAGTCGATTTTGAATCTGAATTCGGAGATGATGAACTATACGATATTATAAAAAACTGGATGACCGACAACACAGTCAAAGGACGTTATTCCATTGATGATGCGACAGAGACACACATACGTTTCAGCCAAGTCCGTATCCCCTTATATGATGAAGACGGAAGAGCTATGGATACAAGAGATTTCACAAACTCTCTCCGCAAATATCTGCGAAAGGATCCTTATAGGATACCAGGCAAAATCGTTCTGAAAAGTTTAGGAGAAAGTCTTTTAATCATCGGTGAAAAATAA